ccgctattcccggttttgcccttaatgtactaaagtctccttttcgaacgatttttgaaagaaacgtttcgactaccctttttattacctaacgaatatggttttaaatattctattaagtctgataaattattttgacactcggaacgacttcaggaaggttatgcttctgtaatttattatgatgtccgaaaagcttttattatgatcccgtccgacttcattggatgtgtttgtcattaatatgcctcatcgagtctctgaaaatatttatgatattttaactgcatttagtttctcactactctattcgtggatgccccaatgattcccacactgagcccgggccaggatatgttgtcaagcgtaatcccctacattgttcgccgtgcctcgatgtgagggggcaggtatacgcgtacatgggtttgtggagtatgttgtgccatgtacgtttgttctgatatgatttactatggccatctgatatgacatattgtgttatggggttatgcccctattttgattcttctgtgttgtggcaccagcgtcgggagggtgaccacgttctgtctgccgagtcccttggcaggggccggatttgatatgacatatgtttctgtacacactccgcatgttttgaaaatatatatttgataccttgtattttctgtttactttctgtacattatataccagttatgattttgtttctgcaactcaggctttacatattcagtacatatttcgtactgaccccctttcctcgggggctgcgttttcatgccgtgcaggtactgacgacaggtttgccgatccgtctgtctaggatatcttttccgccatttggagcgctcttttattcagagccatcttttggtacagtctgtcacttctatatgtgtatattctcgttcatgggtacggcggggccctgtcccgccatatgattctgttggtccatttagaggtctgtagacatgtttgtgggttgggatctttctgtacagatatgtgtatgtgttgtgtttgggcgatccccttcgtcgcggcggccggtccgcatatatctagatgttgctttgttggccctgtgaggcctttgttggtattttctgcgtgcagggtatttgggatagtccgtaaaacaaaggaaactctgccgaaatttttctggaaattatctaaatttagaataaagccttgttggcttctgccatatactagaatgcgtttcagtgcccagatcgggcactagtcacggcctacggggttgggtcgtgacacatctgAACGCGGAGGAATATACAAGGGGGTTTAATGGCAGCATCAGAGGAAAGAGTGACAGTGTAATGCCATGAAGAGTAGGAAAAGAGCACTGTATACTAATACAGATCCAATGCATTACTAGACAGACCGAATCAAGTTACAAACTGATGCCTTAACCTCATACTCAGGTCACGGTATCAAACTAATACTTCGATGGGCATTTAAACATAACAGACAGGACTGAGTCAATCTTTCAGTGTTTTAATGCAATCTCAGGACCTGATTGGTACAAAACATATGCAGTAGCAACCTCTAAATCACAGAAGAACAAATAATCCATGCTATTTCATTTTAGCATTAATCAAAACAGAAAATTTGAACCTACAGACGAAAGATAATTATAGAGATGATTCAGTGTCAGTCTGTTTTAATCATATGAacgatatacctaagatatacacaccatggtgtgtatatcagatgtatatcgaatgtatatcttcttcttgCCTTGATatcccactgtatatcctatgtatattcaacTTAAAATAGATTCTGaatcctggaaattcagtctagCACCCAAACTACAGCAtacatcttccaagttcatttaGCAACTAATGTTCTATCCTACAGCTCCAAACACCAAACAAGCAACACGACGACAGCGCAATTACATAACCACTGAACATACAGCAGAGTAAACTAAAAATCTTAAACaagcagaaattaaagatcaCGAGTGACAAttatatcgaagtttacctgttttgcGCGCAATGAACTGGGATGTCGAAGCCTCAAATCTacgctcgaactcgaacgaacccaaAACAGAATGGAATTTAAACAAGAATCCCAGATTTAGAGTAGGTAAAGTAGAAAATGTTGAAGGTAGTAAAGTATCCCTTCTTTTATGAATCAAGCCAGATATATTAAAAAAAGGAGTAGGGATTCCTTTTCTTCGAAAACGTTCAGTCCTCAAAAATCTAAAAAATCCCCTTTATACTCGAACTCGAAATAAAAGAAACCAAACAGAAATAATGTTTTGAGATTACAAACTGAGGTCAAGAAAAACGAAAAATGGTATTCCCCCTTTcccaaaactaaaaaaaaaatcagtagagATAGCACAAAGATGAGACTAAAACGTAGTGGAAAGGTGAAGAATCCCCCCTGAAAACCTTCAAGACCAGCCTCCTTATAAGGTTTAGATTCGGGTTTAGGAAAGGAGGTATGGAGCGTGTGGGAGCAGATGGTGAGTGGAAGGAGGCAAGGAGCAGAGGACAAGGAAAGGTGGAGGGAGCGTGAGAGAGAAGGGAGAAAGGGGTGTGCAGCTATGAGGGATGGAGAGAAGGAGAAGATGACAAAGaagagggaaaagaaagagaaagaggattCTGTCGTTTGAATTGGGGAGCAATTTAGGGAAAATGAAGTCAAAAAGGAGGAAACATGTGGAGccccaaaaagaaaagaaggaagaaaTTAAGATGAAAAGTTACGTGTGGAACTCAAAAAAtaggaaaaaggagaaagaaatcaGATGGAAACTTTGAgaaggatttttaaatttttttattttattttttatggaatagggaaaaaaggtaaatagaattatcaagaatttgtcccttttaaaataatattttgacgaaataaaaattatagcgcgtcgttttaaaatacgagcttcaaaatgagtccaatattgatatacttccgagaaattgtttatgaggtgaaaattgctGATCCtttctcctctatttaattattcttgggcttctaatttaatgcaacatatactatgtaaagacaattaataattaatatgtagaaaaaataaagattttataaagtattgtcttgtaattaatttaacaattccaaacccaaaaaatgaaacgatgatggACATTTAAAATCtgcgataaagtaatgctcgCGATGTTGAAAATAACAGTAGcaataataataaataagaaagaaaaaaaatagtgaaaataaagtatttagcttgtcagtaaatttagaaatccGAGTAAGCtaaaaataaaagagggacaaaattgggtgtcaacagtcgcCTCCCTCTTTATTGGTTTTTTCTTAAGGGGTATAGATCCATAATCCTTTTGCATGATAGAAATAAATCATTATCCATCTTTCTTTACCACTAATTATTAGAAACATTAAAGCTATTGGCTAAGAACAATAAATTAAGTTGGAAATAAATAACCTATTATAGTTTATGGTTATTCCCAGAGACGGATTCAGGATTTTAAGATTATGGGCGCAATATCGATTTTTAACGCAAAATTAATGCTTATTATAGTATCAACTGATGTGAGAAAATTTATTATGACTTATCATTAATTTTTAACATTCCAAAGAGATAAATTATGTTCTCCTCGGACCATTCATGTTGCCATCAAATTATAAGACAGAGAGGGAAAGTGCAAATTTTAGTGCAAAAAGAAGCACGATTATGCAGCAGTAACTCAACTGAGGCTGACAAGGTCAAGATCTTGCTGAACAGATTGGAGAGACTGGAGTCTCAACTTGAAGTCATCGAAAATATCTTACATAGCAGTTTTTGATGTTTCATGAGATCAAGAAGCTCTCTTCTTAATGTCCTGTCATGCCAATGACTTCTCGCGGAATTTTTCAATCTCCATAATATCCACTTTACAGgatatgcacatgaatttcaattGTACATAAGTAGATgtaatacaaaatatatatatatctagcgaAATGTGAAAGTTTATTATACTCAATATTGCAACTCTATCCGTCCATGAGATCTTTCCTTTGCTATTAGCTCACTTCGAATAAACATAAAACTATTTGTCTATTGCAAATTAAAGACGGAGAACCTCAAACAAGGTTAGAGGAACTTATTATTCTTCTAATACAATTATGGCCTCATAATTGCAGAAAGAAATATTAGCAAGGATTAATGAGATACAGCTGACTCACTTTCTCCAGGGGATTAAATCTTGAACTTTATCTCTATCATCTCTTTTGTATGTGCTTATTGGGTTTGAATTAGGAAAGATGTATGTTCTTGTTTCTTTATTATCTGCTAGGTTTAGCTTCAGTGACTTACCCACCCTTTCCAATCTTGCCTATATAGTATGatttaactttcaaactaacttTTTCCACTGTCTAATTCTCAAAGTAGTGGTGTCAATTAAAATTTGCCTCTCAGAAGATAATGAACCTGGCATTAGGAAAGAGGATATTTCTAGCATGTCAAGGACTAATTACTTGCCATCTTATTGAAATAGGACACAGGACAAAAGAAAAATCAATTCAATTCAGGTTAAGAGGGAAGGAAATAGAAGCTGCCCGGTACCGACCTCTAGCCTTGAATATCCTCCAGCAGTAACCTCTGAGACTTGTCTATTTCTAACTGATAATTTGGAAACAAAATGTTTGGTGCAAGTCAGATTAAAGTACATTTGGCATTTATAAGAACGTGTTGTATAAGGGTCCACTTCATGTTACCTGTGGATGGCAGGGAACATTAGGAGAACAAGCCACTCGTGCACAGTTATTAAAAAATCATAACCACCTTCTTTCATTAGAAGTTCTTGAGCCGACGCGCCATCCGTGTGCCAAATTGAATATTGGCTGAATGTCCCAATGATATTTGATACCGCGTCAATGGAGACACATGGTAAGCATATTATTGATTGCTATACGGTAGCAACGGCACAACTCTTGGCAGCCAGGAGAGAGCTGACCTGTAACTGATGCCCCATATGAAGGCAAAGTCACACAACCCTTTCAGTTCTGCGACAGTGAAGGCGACAGATATGACAATTAATTAGAGTATTTGTTTGCCAAACGCATATCAGTTCACCACATTAAAAGGCATATCCACATGTCCACATTACAATCACATGCTCAACGTCCCCCTTTTTGTGCCCATCTACCTATATAAGTAACCTTGGTTGATACTAATTGCTCACCAAAATTTagtctcttctctcacaaaggaAAAAGTAAAACACAAAAAGCCATGGCTTCTCTTCCTTGTTCAAAAACCAGGCCCTTTCGATCAATCAGTTTGCCCGTCAGATCACACCCCACAACTCAGAGAGTTGAAGAGGTGCTCAATAAGCTCAATCGATTGGAGACATCTGTTGCACCAACAGCTGAAACAATATGTGACAGTTTGCTGGGTTTGGAGGAACTGCAGAAGTGCATGGATCATCTTCTTAACTCGCCTAAAACTCTTCAGTTACTCTCCCAACACCAACATGGGAAATGGTTTGAGGAGCTTCTGGAAAAATCAGTTAGGATTCTTGACGTTTGTAGCACAACACAAGAACTTATCTCTCAGTATAAGGAAAATGTAAGAGCTCTTGAATCCTCACTCAGAAGAAGAAAAGGAGATTCAACTGCCGAAGCTGGAATTGCTAGATTAACCAATTTCAGCAAGAAAATGAAGAAGGACGCTAAAAGACTAATCTTGGCTTTGAAGCAAATGGATTGCGAGACTCTCACCGCAGCATTCCTTGAAGCAGATCAGGAGACAGTAGCTGTGATTAGAGCACTAAGGGAAGCCAATGCAGTTTGCATGTTGGTTTTCCAAAGGCTCTTGTCCTTCTTGACTGTGCCACTTTTGAAGCCAAAGCAGCCAAAATGGTCATTGGTTTCAAAATTGATACACAACGGAAGAACAGAAAACAAAGGCCTAAAAAACAACATGATAGTGGAAACAAAACTGGAGACTGTTGAGGCTCAACTTAACAGCATCGAAGAGGGATTGGAAGGAACATTTAGGAGCCTGATTAGAGCAAGAAGCTCGCTCTTGAATGTTTTCTCCTGCTAATCTAGCTGTTTCTACTCTATTAACTGTATAGTTCACAATATTCTGTACATGGACAGTTTTGTACTTATGTCATAATAGAAGTACATAATACACAAATTGAAAGATTATACTCCAAACTTCGTGTATCTTTTTCTCTATCTGTTATCGGACTCCCTTCCTTCCCCTAAATAAGAAACATAAACTTAAATGAAAGAATCAGATCTGATATGCATCTTATGGTTTACAACGTTGAAGACAGTTTCAAGTTTTCTGAACACAACTTATTAAAGTTGCTTGAGCTTGGATTTTCCAACAAGATGCCTATAATAGATAATTGTTGATAATTCTTTCTTCAacatttagggtgtgttcggtatggaggaaaacattttccggacAATCTTTTCCAATTTTTTCATGTTCAATTGGTCaatatttttggaaaacatttttcttgtaaaaacaagtttcttaaaaatgggaaaaATAACTTCCCTAATCAAAGTAGGAAAAATAAGTCCACGAGTGACATTTCACCAATCACTCCCGCAACCCATGTACCACCCACCCAACCCAACCCACCCCCACCACCAAACCCCAATAACTCTCGCAACCTATGCACCACCCACCCCCCAACCACCCCCGCAACCCATGCACTACCTCCCCATCCCCGCACCCCACACCCACTCcccctaatttttatttttatttttttaaatttgtcttctgattttctacaccaccacatcccCCACCCCCACCTCGCACCTCCGCCCCCTCCCccctaaaaaaaattaatttatcttTCGAGTTTTCTAAATCACCACATCCCACCCTCACGCCTcccccccccaaccccaccccaaagaatttttttttaattttctcttCTGGATTTTTTACACCACCACATTCCTCCCCCTcacccctccaaaaaaaaattaattttttttaaaaagttttgaaaagttttttttttttaatagtctACACCCACCCCTGCACGCACCCCCTACCCCCTCCCGAATTTTTTACTTAATATTTAATTTCacctttataaaaaaaattatgaaaattgaaagtttgcgtggttaaaaattaaaatttttggaGGGGTGGTGGTGTAAAAATCCAAAAATGGTAACTTAAActttttttaagaatttttttttcgtgtgtgtgtgtgttgggtggggggtggggggtggggttggtggggCTTGGGTGGTGGGTATTTTTCGGAAAATGTTTTCTATCAACcaaatgaatatgagaaaataagtaaaagattcacttatttttcattactcaaacgagcataagaaaataagtaaaaattcacttatttttcaaaaacacattttcctccataccgaacacaccttTAGAGTTTGGCTCCGGGGAAAATGAAGGAAGTTCGGATCATTGAaagtctgaaaaaaaaaaaaaattaatgaggCCCTCGTGACAACTATGTAATGTTAAAAACTGTCTTTACGCGTTTTAAACTTCATCTGGAGTATCTTCGAAAAAGATCAGTTACAGAAGTTACCTCGTTAGCTGTGGGCCTGTGGTGCAATTATGGAATCTGTAATCTACAGGGCCAACAAGCCAGATGTGCACCAATTTATAAATGGAACAGAAGCTCCTGAGAACGAGACAACAATTAAACAACGCCACATACACATTTAATTCCAATACTTAAAAAAATGATTAGATCCCCTTATCGACAAATGCATTGCAGTTCACAAAAATCATCAAGGCATATGCATGACCACTTTACCAAGGCATGCTCTTCTTGTATCCAATGCCTAGAGTATTAAATGACATTATTGTTCATCACAAGATTTGTCCTTACAAAGcaagaaaaacaacaaaaaccatGGCCACTTTGTCAAACTCTAACCACATTCTCTCAATCGGTTCAGTTTTCCCTGTGTCACAACTAGTCCTAGTAAATATAGCCCCTGAATTATATACATACCTGACATTCACTTTGCTTTGGGAAACGAATTCTAGAATTCTTCTCAGTAGTCTTTTTTAAGATGTTGACAGTGTAACATCTAGGCGAAAGAGGCgaaaaaatgttgaaaactgaAAACTTTACAATTTGAATGGATACCCTACAAAATATTTTGTGTTCTTTTATTGATGTAATATGAGAAAAAATCATATAACTAAAATAGCATTTGTAATTGATTACAAAAGCATATTTCCTTACCCTATTCTACGAATTTCCTTTCTAGTCTTGCCTATATAGTTATGATTTACCTTTGGAACTAATTTTTTACCGCTGTCCAATTCTCAAAGTAGTTGGTGTCAATTAAAATTTCCTTCTTAGAAGATAGGAATGAACTTGGCTTTACAGAATAGGATGTAAAGGAGATTTTTAGCAAGTTATGACTAATTACTTTCCATCTTATTGAAATAGAACAGCAGGATAAACAAAAATAAATGAATTCATAAGATCAATTGGAACAAAGGCAAGCTAAGACGGGAGGAAATAAAAGCTGCCTAGTACCACCCTCTAGCATAGTATGCCCTCCAGAAGTAGCCTCTGAAACCTGTCTATTTCTAACTGATAATTAGGAAACAATATGTTTCCTACAAGTAAGATTTAAGTACATTTGGCAGTAATAAGAAAACGTGTATAAGGGTCCACCTCATGTTACCTGTGGATGGCAGAGAAACATAGGATAAACAAGCCACTCGTGCACAGCTATTTATTAATCTTACCACCTTCTTATGCTGTACTTAAGCACCATATCTATCTACACTTTAACCATTTATGATTGAACGCGAAGTTCTTGAGCCGACGCGACATCCGTGTGCCAATTTGAATATTGGTTGAATCTCCCATTGATACCGCGTCGATGGAGCCACATGGTAAGCATATTATTAATTAATTGCCATCCGGTAGCAATGGCACAACTTTTGGCAGCCAGAAGTGAGCTGACCAGTAACTGATGCCCCATATGAAGGAAAAGTCACACCATTATTTTAGTTTTGCGACAGTGAAGGGCTGAAGGCTACAGATATGACAATTGATTAGAGCCTTCGTTAGCCAAAAGCGTGTCATTTTACCAAATTTTTAGGCATACCATGGCCACATTACAGTCACATGCTCAGTGTTCCACTTTTTGTTCCTATGGACCCTATATACATGTCCTTGGTTGATGCTCATTGCTCACAAAAATTAGTCTCTTCTCACAAAGAAAAAATGTAACGCACAAAAAGCCATGGCTGCTCTTCCTTTTTCAAAAGCCAAGACCCTTCGATCAATCAGTTTGCCTGTCAGCTCACACCCCACAACTCAGAGAGTTGAAAGAGGTGCTGAATAAGCTTAATGGATTGGAGACATCCATTGCACCAACAGCTGAAACAATCGGCAACAGTTTGCTCGGGTTGGAGGAGTCACAGAAGCGCATGGATGATCTTCTTAACTCGCCTCAAACTCTTCAGATACTCTCCCAACACCAACACGGTAAATGGTTTGAAGAGTGCTGGAAAAATCAGTTAGGACTCTTGATGTTGTGGCACTACAAGAGAACTTGTCTCTCAGTATAAGGAAAATGTAAGAGCTCTTGAATCCTCACTCAGAAGAAGAAAAGGAGATTCAACTGCAGAAGCTGGAATCGCAAGATTCACCAATTTCAGCAAGAAAATGAAGAAGGATGCCAAAAGATTAATCTTGGCTTTGAAGCAAGTAGATTGCGAGACTGTCACCACAGCGTTCCTGGAAACATATCAGGAGACAACAGCTGTGATTAAAGCACTAAGGGAAGCCAATGCAGTTTGCGTTTCGCGTTTCGGTTATCCAAATGATCTTTTCCTTCTTGTCTATGCCGCTTTTGAAGCTGAAGCAGTCAAAATGGTCTTTGGTTTCACAACTGATACACAATGGAAGAACAGAACACGAAGGCGTAGAAAACAACACGATCTTGGAGACAAAACTGAAGACTTTTGAGGTTCAACTTGACAGCATCGAAAAGGGATTAGAAGGAACATTTAGGAGCCTCATTAGATCAAGAAGCTCGCTCCTGAATGTTTTCTCCTGCTAATCTAGCTTTTCCTACTCAATTAACTGTATAGTTTACAATATTCTGTACATGGACGATTTTGTACTTATGCCCTTATGCTAGAAATATACAATACACAAATTTAAAGATACACTCCAAGCTTTGTGTATCTTTCTCTATTTGCCTTATATGACTCCCTTCTCCCCCTAACTAAGAAGCATTAATCTGGAAAGGAACAAAAAAGAAAGATAGAATCCAATGTATTATACATCTCATGGGTTATAACTTAGAAGACAGTTTCAAGTTTCCTGAACAAACAATAAAACTTGCTTGAGCTCTGATTTTCCAGCAAGATGCCTATAATAGATACATTTTCTAGTAACAGACTTCAGCGTATCTTGTAAATTGATTCATTAAGTTAATTTAGAAACTAAGTGTTACCCCGTTTCGACACAAAGTAGTAATTTGTAGACAATTCTATCTTAAAACATTTAGAGGATGGCTCTGGGGAAGACGAAGGAAGTTTATGTCATGGGAAGTCGGAAAATATTAATGAGCCACTCGTGAGGTACATGCAAAGTAGgtacatgcaaaaaaaaaaattaaaaaataaataaattaaaagacaGTCACAAAAGGGGTGGAGCTAGCATGTCGACTGGGGGTATGGCAAATCCCATTAACTTTAGTGCAAGCCATGTATTTATGTTAAGATATgcacttaatatgtataaataatcaaTCAAAAATctagtaattttatttttataaccgAGAACTCATAGACTATAAATCATAGCTCCGCATCTAGGTCACAAGTTGAGGCAGCTCAAGGGAAAAGCTAGTAATGCCTTTGCTATAGCCTCCAGAATTTTCAGGCCCCAAAAATATTTCATAGTGAAATTTAGATCTCATTTGTGttattacactgggtatgttgtcggTTTTTGGTAAGAAAATATTGaagtgtataaaaaaaaaaactaaatttgcaTTAAAGAAAGCAACCTAATTTTTAACCGTAGAAATATTTTAAGACTTTAAACTAATCTACTCAAATTTTCATGTTAGAAAATAAAATTTTCTACAACAAGATCTAACGTAATACATTGCAAACACATGACAAACATCTTATTAACTTGAAATTGAATCTTattaatttaaataataatattaCTATCATATGCTTGTTGTGAAATTAGCTCATTTTAGTCCAAGTAATTTTTGGGCGGTTCATTAACCTGCACATTTCGACCTGCTCAAATTCAGCACCATCCATCTGTTTAACACACATAGTTAAAAACGTGGTCAAACCGTATTAACACATATATGATTACTACCTTTGTGATCAAGAAACGAACGTCACAATTAACGTACGTGATTCTCCTCGTCTAGCAAATTTCCATATTTGATTGCACAACTTCAATAGTTTAGGAAACTTTACTTTGTATGTATTTAATTTAGGCAAAGAATTCATTTTTCATAGTGGAGGTGTAGAATAATATTTCCTATTTATTCTTCCTAATGCCCCTAATTTTGTACTCACCGTAATTTTATCTTTTACATGTTTTCATTAGATTTTTAGTTACTATAATACTTTGCTATCAGTCAAAAACTATCTTTACGCGTGTTAAACTTCATCTGCGGTATCTTAGAAAACAATCAGTTCCAGAAATGTGCACAGCAAGTTTCCTCGTTAGCTGTGGGCATGTGGTGCAATTATGGAATCTGTGATCTACAGGGACAACAAGCACGTGGACCAATTTATTAATGGAACAGAAGCTCCTGAAAACGAGACAACAATCACAAAGACACATAATCCTTTAACTCCAAGACTTAAAAAACAAATAATTAGATGCTTCAATCGACAAATGCACGCAGTTCACAAAAGGCATTGGGCCATATGCACGGCCACTTTACTAAACACATGCTATTCTTCTCTCAAATGGCTAAATGACCTGACTTGGTGCTAGTATTCATCCCAAAAGTTGTCTCTTCCAAGCAAGAAAAAGTAAAATCCATTGTCACTTTTTCAAAATCTAACCCAATCAGTTCGGTTTCCCCACTAGATCACAAATAGTCGTAGTAAATTTAGCACCTTGAAGTTGACAGAGACCCTCTGCTAATCAAAATGAATCTCAGATGTGCATAAATGTTAAGAAGTTAAAACAAACAAGATATGCAAAATGAATGTTTAGCCTCCAACTTGGAACTCTATCCATCCATGTCACTGAATGGAGAACTGCTACGACATGAGTGTGTTTGCCTTTGTTGTCTTCATAAGCTGCATTTGAACTGTTAAAAATCTGTTAGAAATGATATTCAACAAAGGTATAGTATAAATGAAGAATCAACTAGGATATATTTGACATTCACTTTGCTTTGGGGAATGAATTCTACAATTTTTCTCAATAGTCTCTTTAAAATGTCCAATGTATCCTAATCTAGGCCAAGAATGTTAAGCTTAAT
Above is a genomic segment from Lycium barbarum isolate Lr01 chromosome 12, ASM1917538v2, whole genome shotgun sequence containing:
- the LOC132622722 gene encoding uncharacterized protein LOC132622722, with translation MASLPCSKTRPFRSISLPVRSHPTTQRVEEVLNKLNRLETSVAPTAETICDSLLGLEELQKCMDHLLNSPKTLQLLSQHQHGKWFEELLEKSVRILDVCSTTQELISQYKENVRALESSLRRRKGDSTAEAGIARLTNFSKKMKKDAKRLILALKQMDCETLTAAFLEADQETVAVIRALREANAVCMLVFQRLLSFLTVPLLKPKQPKWSLVSKLIHNGRTENKGLKNNMIVETKLETVEAQLNSIEEGLEGTFRSLIRARSSLLNVFSC